In Mustela erminea isolate mMusErm1 chromosome 7, mMusErm1.Pri, whole genome shotgun sequence, the genomic stretch CCTTAAATATAGTCTCGCCTTTAATCTTTGCAACAATGGGAAGTAGGTGtttaattactttcattttacaggtgaggagacaaaagcatttggaaaaattaaataacttggcTAAGGCCACACAGCCTGGAAGAAGCAAAGTTGAGATTTGAATGGGAAGCCCTGAGACTCCAGAAATCATTCTGTTGAACACTTGGTGCCATTCTTCTATTGCTCACCTCATGTTTTTATTGAGAAATTGTTCAATTTAGGAGGGTTTACTTACATAAAAAAATATGCTCCTGAACAGATTAGTTTCCTTGCCTTGGAAGAATTTAGATAGGTATAAACGGACCATTTATCCGGTACAAAATCAACATGTTATACAAGTGATTTCACAGATCAGACTGGAATTAGATGATACAATTGATGAGGTAGCAGAAATCGGGACTTTAATACAACAGCAACTTAAAATGACACGTCCCATGCGTCTGGAAGGATAGATGATACTTACTCACAGTTCTGTTTTAGTTGGATACATAGTTTGGCTCATAATAGGATTGCCTTTGAATTCCAGCGAAGCCACAACATATGAGAAGAGAAGtctgaggggaaggggaaggaagttAAAGGAGGTGTCTGCACTCTGTGGGAGGTGTCTCGGAGGGGTTCGCAACACCAAATTCAAATTGCCCCAACCCGCAGCAGTGAGTGGTAGCTGCTTTCGCGAAGCTATACAAAGCATGCTTCACTTTCTGTGTTGGTCAAggtccttccccctcctcccccaccttagGGTGGGGACAGACAGCCTCTTGGTCAATTTTATACCCCAACCCCCAGGCCAGGGTCTGAAGCACAGGAGCTGTTTTATCataatgtgttgaatgaatgtgtCTCGAAGAAAGAAATTtgccagaaatagacccaagaAATCAGGGCCCCATATTATAGTAACTTTTAAAGTATTAGAAAACATTTCCAGTGGAGGATTCAGTTTTAGATGATCGtgttaaatgtttttaacatgtgtttgtttttagcttGTAGGTGACACCCAAGGTTTGGCAGGGCATTGTAAATAGAAGACTCAAGGACAGAACAGACAATAGGTTTTTTTGGAATAGTGTGTAGAACCTGAGGGTTGAAAGGCATATTGAATACTTCAATAAGTATTTCATTGACCTTTCCCATCTGTGGCTTATATTTCTTTTACCAATTCACTAACAAGCATGCTGGAATACCTCTTGTGATGGGGAACTCACTAATTTAAATTTCTCCCTTAAGTTATGCAacaaactgtttttttgtttttttttttccttcccctgaaACCTCTACCTGTTAGGCTTCCAAACAGTCTATGATAATGTTTCACACCTTTGAAGACAGTCCTCATCTGCTCTGCCTGTCCCCTTTTGGGCCCAAACCTTGCTTCTTCCCCCAAGAGAGAGATGCCAGCTTGTCACGCTCTTTTGAACAGGCCCCGGTTAGCTGCAGCTTTGAGATTTCCTGAACTCAGGATCATTCTCCAGGTACACTTATAAGCGCAGAATAACAGGGAATAAGGAGTATTTATTGGGTGCTTATTATGTTCTAGATATTCCCCTACGCAATTTACATGGACTATTTTGTTTAATATCCCAATAACGTTAAGAAATAGATAGTAGCATTATTCCCATTAGccagatgtagaaactgaggtttaaaaaCTTGCTAAAGGTCACATTACTAGAatgtagcagagctgggatttgaggcTCGCCTAGTCAGCTCCAGATCCAGTCACCTACTGGTTATACTCCATTTAAACTTAGAATATTACTTTCATCACTTTAGATCCTATGCTTCTATTTATAGAGCCTAAAATGACTTGGATTTTTTTGACAGCCCACATCAAACTGCTGACTCAcagagctcctttttttttttttttttttacatgcccctttccccacatcttcaccaatacatTTTATaactcttttgaaaaattttatctatttgacagacagagatcacaagtaggcagagaggcaggcagagagagagcagggggaagcaggttccctgctgagcagagagcctgatgcggggctcgatcccagggtcctgggatcatgactagagctgaaggcagaggctttaacccactgagccacccaggaacccctttttttttttttaagtataaaagtataatttttatatggcCAAATATCTTGTCCTTTAAGATTTCTTCCTTTGATGTCATGTATTGTCAGACTCTTGTGCACAAAACTACACCAGTCCcaggatgatgaacattttcatttAGATTCTGGAATTGCTCACAGTTATGTAAGAAGAGTAATGAAGATGGCATctgagggaaaatggaaagagcaTAAAATTGAGACTCAGACCTGGATTCAGATCACAGTCCACATGGATTGAGCAGATGAACTAGGCCCAGTCACTTCACTGGGCCTCCATGTTCTTACCTGTATGATGAGCATTGGTAGATGATCCTAAATGCCTTTCTGGCACGGGCGCTCCAGGATCACACTCCCAGGTGTGCTACTGAATGGGCACCAGGAAGCTTGGGGACAGAAGGGGTAAATACGGGGGTGGTCAGGGAGAAGTGCTGTCAGGTTACTCCAGCGAGCAGCGGCAGAAATAGCTGAAGGGAGAGAGGGCCCACACAGTTTCGCCACCCTAACCTAACTCACCACTACCAAGCCTGGAAGAAAAGTTTCGACTTTATAAATGgtcagatttcttttgttttgtggaaCTTCGGCCTCCTCTCTGTGCAGGAGCCTGAATCTCAGGGGACACGATCTCCTCTGAGGGACCTGCCTGACCCAGTCCCTAAGGCTACTATGCTTGAATTAGGAAAACCCAATGGCTCCGGAGTAGCTTTATTTTAATTGTCAAAGAAGGAATGCTGTGCAGGCTGACCTCTCCCAGTTTCTCTCCGTTCCAAGGTCAAAAGCTCTGAGTGACTATGGCCATGATAAGTCTTTGCTAGGCTTGAGGTAGGATATAAAATTCTGGACTTGAAAGGCACTTTTGCAGTCATCTAGCCCAACTTCTTACTCCTACTTCGGTGAATAtgtctttgattatttttagttattttgtttttttattaagatgtaccatatttttctaaaattacatcccaaattttaatatatagtagTGTCATgggttgttcatttatttattaattttgccCAATTACTTCAAAAAATTCCAAGCCcacagagaaataggaaaaatagcaCATTGCCTGGATTTACCAACTGTTAACACAGGGGtgcatttgctttctctctctttacctctatatctctatatatagacacaccacacacacacacacatacacactcactcactcactcactcatatTTTTATGCTGAGGTCTTTGGGAATAAGTTGCAGACATCATGCTACCTCACACCTAAGTACTTCAATATATATCTCCTAAGAATTAGGACATTCTACACAGTTTCCAAACTGGATGGGCCATTTTGCACTCATGTATGGGGGTTCCAGTTACCATCCTTGCCAAATCTtgcttttcttaatctttttaattttagatactTTCGTGGGTGTGTAGAGGTATCTCATttggttttaatctgcattttcctgGTGAAAAATGATTTTGGATACCTCAGAGGCTTTTTGGATATCCTCTTTAATAAGAAGTCTCTTTCAggtttttgcccatttaaaatagattgtgtttttcttactgatttgcaGGAGCTCTTTATATTCTGAATAGGAGTTTCTCTCAGGTAGATGTAAAACAGAGAAGTATTATGATTTCATGTGTTGGCATGGGGTCTGACATTGCCTactttttacaaagatttttttaaaaaaatttattcatttgagagagattcagacagagcagtggggagaagcagaggcagagggagaatccgactcctcgctgagctgggagcccaacatggagattgatcccaggacctggagatcatgacctggctgacccacccaggccacccccaccctgccactgacattgcctattttttaaacagggaaataATCCAGTGGTAATACGAATAGTTCTTCTGCCTGTGCAGAAAAGAGATAGTGTgttctaatttaaaattactttttcagtAACTAAAACAAAGGAAACACTTGGACAAGCAAAACGATTAGTCCCGCAAGTATTTATCTTCATGGCATAAATAGTCTTCCTTTTGGGCAACTGGACCTTTATATAGAAGCTCTTTGTATTTTAAGATAAGCAGCAGGATCTGCTGGGAACTGGATGATAATCCTGTTTTGTGGTAGTCATGACAAGGTGACATCGTGGGTTCAAAGATGAGAAGCAAAGAACCTCTTCCTTTTCCAAAGTCCTCCcaaaatatagagaagaaagagACCTTCTTGATGTAGTCAGAACAGTTAATTGATTGCTCTAAGTGTGGTTGGCATTAATCCCAACTAAAAACATTCTCAGTAAGGATTTTCCTCATTCACTCTGTCTTTATAGGGCACTTTGCAAGTGATTTTCATACAGCTTCTCCATGCTCATACACAAGGCCGATCTCAGAGTTTCTTCTTGATGTTTGTATTCAGATAAAATCTGATTAGGCCAAAGGACGGGAGTAACTGCAGCTACCATGCCGCCACTTACGGCTTCCACGCCCTTGGTCGAAACAGCTATTCGACTCTGACACTTTTCCAGTGAGTCTGGCCTCAGGCATCGGCTACTATTCAGTCTGAATTGGCACTTGAGATCTTTTTGCAATCCCTAAGGGGAATGAACACAGTGGGTGGAGTTGGAGCAGAAAAGAAGCTGCAGAAAGCCAGCCTGAACTGTCCAagaaagagaatagagagccaTACCATATTCCTTTGGTAATGGCCCATGGGAAGCTCAAGACCTGCTTATGGCtatgtatacattttatcttaaaattttttctctttttaaatttccatctgAATGGCCGTCCTCTTCTCTCCTGAGGGCTGCTTTCCTACCAGCCTGGTCACATCAATATGCATCACCTGCATCCACACTGGTTAAAGCTAGGCTGTTTATCAAGTTATACACCATCTATAGAAGAGTTttagaaggggcgcctggctcagtgggttaaagcctctgccttcggctcaggtcatgaacccagggtcctgggatcgagccctgcattgggctctctgctcagctcctctctcactctgcctgcctctctgcctacttgtgatctctctttgtcaaataaataaataaaatcttccaaaaaaaaaaaaaaaaagaacatttttagaagACATTGTTGCATAGCTCCTTTTGTTGTCATTACAGGGAAGTATGTTCAACACCTGGAAACCTATGTGGGTTGTACTATTAGAAGATGGAATTGAATTCTATAAGAAGAAAAGTGATAACAGCCCCAAAGGAATGATTCCCCTAAAAGGAAGCACACTGACTAGCCCTTGTCAAGACTTTGGCAAAAGAATGGTGAGTCAACATCACTAGCCACGGTAGACACCCTGTCACGCACTGACCTTTAAGCCTATGCACAGCCTACCATGTAAATGGTGCTCCCTGGGTCTGTCCTTCTCACCACCACCCACACTCCAACCCGGGCATTTGGGTTTCCGTTGGCCAAGCACTTCCAGAATGGGGTTGGCTGAACTGCTGTGCTTCATAAGGGACTGAGCCCTTTGAAAGGGATCATTCCTAATGGGATGTGTTTCGATTTTTAGTTTGTGTTTAAGATCACTACGACCAAACAGCAGGACCACTTCTTCCAGGcagccttcctggaggagagagATGCCTGGGTTCGGGACATCAAGAAAGCCATTAAATGCATTGAAGGAGGTCAAAAGTTTGCAAGGAAATCCACCAGGAGGTCCATTCGATTGCCAGAAACTGTTGACTTAGGGTAATTTTCTGTGtttgcttccctccaccccttccaCAACACAcccatgcccccacctccccattgTGGAAATCTCACAACAGATCCTGCTGCATGGCTTGCTTTGGTTATCTCTGAAGGCTGAAACCACTATTCCAAGTTGATACAGTCTGAAGCAGTGATCGTAACCTCTCCAAGACCTAGCAGCTGAGGAGAGGAGGCTAATGGAGTATGAACTCCCTCATTTTGGGTAACCTTGacagagggggagtgagagagagagagagagagaatgcataatTGTATTTATGAAGTGGCCATAATAGCTTAGTCTTGAAAGTAAAGTTCAGAATTTCTAGATAGGTAGGAAAAGGCAGGGACTATGTGTCGAAGCAGGTAAGGTTTCAAGTTCAAGTTCATGCACTTACACAGCCAACAAGAGCCAGTCAAGGCGAACACCCATTCTGGGCAGAAGCCCGTGATGTCCTGACTCGGTTTAATGGTCTTATATGTTGGCTGATTTGGAATTGCAAGTGGTAGTTGCAATTTAGATAGTGTAGCCTAAAGGTTTTCAGAGATTCACAGGTAAATTCAGCACCTGCCAGGGGTTAGGAAGAGGGTTTCTTCCTTCCTGCATGTTTTACATCTCCTACCACATGAGCCTGTTTCCCCAGAGTCTCTTCACTCCttgctagttttgtttttatgttgaaCATATCCGGAAGCAGGAGCCCTGCCTGGAGGAATTCCATGTTAACATGTCCAACAAGCACTCTGTTTACAAAATGGGGAGGGGTTCTGGGATGGGAGTGAAGAAACCCCTTCTGCAAGTCCAACACAGGTCTTAAtcataagacaaaaacaaataaaatatatcataggGATTTAATAAAGTTTGCGCTTTGAGCTAGGGGACAATAAGCACTTCCCCTCATCAAGAAAGCTTTTTGGTAAAGACCCAAGAGGTAGTGCCCCGTTCAGATGTAGCTGCTGGGGGGCATCGTCAGGTGACCATGTTTCTGGCCACAGCTGTCAGTGCTAAGTGGGAATGATGCCTGTGCTCCTTGGACCTACGGGATCCATGAAAGTGGCCTTCTATTTTGTAGTCTGCAATTTCTCTGATAAGGCTATCTTTAATTTATTACCTCAAGTATAAAAATGAGAACTTTCCATCTCTCATaatttttagaataagaaaaaagcttAGTCAAAACATTTACTTTCCTGGAGACCATTATCAACAACAGATGGTCTCTTGAAAGACACTGAAAGAACTGAGACATGAGGACTGAGGGCAATCAAACACCTAGAATGTATATGGACAATTGGCCCTGAGAACCTCTCATCTTGGCACCTAACTGGGATAATTCTCTACCTCGGGCACTAGGAATTAAATCACCAAAGAGCTTAATGAATGTAAGAGACTTAGAATATCTTCCTGTGCATTTTGCTCACTGTTGTAAGTCACGGAGTCACCCAAATATGAACCCAACCCCTTACTTATGATCCCCCCATTGGAGAGACTAGGCTCAGGAACCACCTGAGTATGGGGGAAGCCTGTGGTCATGGTCAGCCTCTCCAAGATGGCGACCCCCAGAGAGGACTCACCACTCTGAAAGGCTCCTCACTCACCTGTCTGTTTTTTATCTCTGCACAGTGCCTTGTACCTGTCCatgaaagatacagagaaaggaataaaagaactgaatctagagaaggacaagaagatttttaatcactgcttcacAGGTAAAAGGCCTTGCAAGTCTGAAATGGGGTACCCGGGGAAGGCAATATGTATTTCTCACTCAGCCTTGTGTGTGGGAGTGGGTGTGAAGCCTGGTGAGTGAGTGGGATCATAGAACACAGATAGATGAACATGAGACTTGAACTTCCTCAGGgtagaaaccaaaagagaggTGGAAAGGAACTCTGTTGTTCAAGCTAGAGTTTTTGAGTTCAAGCTAACTCTGACTCACTCCCACACCCCAAATAATTGACATTATGTTGAAATAGACACTGAATTGAACAAGATAATAAACAGGCACACAATGTAATATTTAAGTGGCAATACTAGAGATGCCTGAGGCTACGCAGGGTCAGGTACTAAGTGGCAAGAGTTTAGGTAGATGGCATAGACATTAAAAGATGTTctttggagccagactgccttagttcaaatcctggctcagcCACTCACTTGGCGTAAAACCTTAGACCAATAACTTAGCCTCCCTGGGCTTCACTtcccttgtctataaaatggggtaatCATAGTGCATCTACTTTATAGGTCTGCTAAACAAATAATGTGTTTAGGACAGTGCCTGGTCACACTAAATACTATATGGTGTTAAGAGGTCACATGTCTGCACAGACAATTCtgagttcagaaaagaaaaagaactcaggGGTTTGTTGGGATCAACAGAAGTATGAGCCTAAATTTTACACAAAGAGATGGTCGCATTTCATCTGGTAAGGACAAAGTTATGGGGCAGAGATATCCAGAATACacatccagaagaagaaaaatgaccagGTTGGTAGAGCTCATGGTTCACTGGGGGGCTAAATGGGAATTGCAGTTTGGGACCAGGTTGTTAGAAGCTGGGCATGCCTTACTTATGACAGAAGAGATCAAGAAAGGAAAACTCTGAGAAGATAGAATAGACGTAGAATCTGAGGGGATGTGCAATCAACAGATAATTCATGAAAATGGTTCAGGTCCAAGTCAGGAAGGTGGAGGTGTGATCTGCAGGAGGATAGTGTATCCCATGGAAATCAGCCTTAGAGAGTTAAGGTTACACCCTAATAGCACCAGAAAAGTCAGGGCTGAAATTTGGGATCAAGATACCAAGTTGTGGACAGTAGTAAGGGAAACTGACAAAAGCAAGGCAGGGCCCTAACTGGAGCAGGAATAATGTCACTAAGACAGACCCTCTAGCAAAGGAAGGGAATAAGGACGAGGTTCTGAAATAGAGGTTCTGGGCACAAGGTCCAAGCCATACTTATTCCCTGTGTAATGTGTTACTGAGTCCCAGAGTATAGGACTAGAACTTCTGAAGTCCTGTCCACCAAAGGTCAGGGTAGGTTCTAGAAATTTCCGTGGGGTCAAGTTTTCATGTGGGGGCCTGGTGGTTTCAGTGGAGAAACAAGACTGTGGAAGAGACTGGGACTCAGGCACTGctgacaaataaggaaaatcttgAATGTTGGGTGTTAGGGAGATGGAAATTTTCCTGGTTTCAGCATGCCTGACTGAGCAAATATGAACTCTAGGGTTAGAGCCCTTGAGTAAAGGGCCATTACTGGTATAACTCAGGCCTAAGGTCATTTAAACTCTCTaggccttaatttcctcattctTAAGTGGGGTCTATAACTACTGCCTTAACTCTTTCATAGGGTTGCTATGAGGATTAAGAGCAGAAAGGCAGTATTTATTAGTTTATCCTTCAACAAAAGGAAAGTCAGTAAAAAACCTTTCATATATGAAATTCATGGAAGGCTTACTAACCAACTCCTGTTTCAAAGATAGTATATCCTATTACTCTTGTTTTGATGACCTGGAACTTTTTTGCCAGTTACCCTGATACCCTGGTTGGGTACATTTGTACAGAAtatgccatttttatttatttatttttttaaagattttatctattcatttcacagagagacaggcagagaggcaggcagagaggggagaagcaggcctcctgccgagcagagagcccaacgcggggctcgatcccaggaccctgagatcatgacccgagcctaaggcccactgagccacccaggcgcccccagaatatgccatttttaatataaagctTCCCTGTAGCCTGCTAATAATCCAATTGCTGGGTCaatttccttttatcctttgcAGTCCTCGCTTGAGGCAGAAGTTTGGTGAGATGCCTTTTCAAGGTCACTACTAGACCCTGCAAGTGACGTGATCAAGTTTTAATTTAGGACCATGCGTGTCTGATCATGTTCTCTTCTGCTAAAAACTTGTCACTGGTTCTTCATCGCCGAATTTCTTAATATGCCATCAAAGTGCTCCCACTCACCTTGTGCCGTCCTCTctcttgttttgtcttcttttcaccAGCTCTTCCCTCCGCCCCCCAAAAGGGACTGCTTCATGTCTGTGTAGCTCTGTTCCCACGCTGCTGCTCCCTCAGCCTGTGCTGGTTGCCTGTTTCACGTGCTTGGCAAACATTTGCTCATATTTTAAGCCTGAGCCCTGTGCTACTTCCTCTATGAATCTTTTCCCAGCTGCGCACACCAGCTCCCCTCCCCTACCACTCCTTTCCACACCTTGCAGATTTGACCCTGTAGCTCCATGGCACTGCACTGACCCATGGCAGATGGCTTCTTACAATCCTTAAGTATATCCCATCTCTTCCTTTCAGTTCATCCGATGGAGCGTGCCCAGTATCCATCACTGCGCTTTGCACCTAGTAGACGCTCAATAAGTGTCTGTTCATTAATGGAGTAAATGAGGAAATTACTAAGACCTATTTCTTTGATGCATGCATTGCTTCTGAAGGAGTATGTCGATGCTTTTAAAAACCTTCTACGAGGTGccttttgtttccaaatatttatccCACTGATCTCATCTTTCCTTCTTGGAATAACAGGGAACACGGGACAAGTCAGACCCGGGGGTCCTCTGGAACTTTTCAGGGGTGACTGTCAGTGGCTTGTTCTTTGGTACTATGGTAAGGAGCACTGACCTCCTTCTGATGATCCCATCCAGGGAACTGTGTCATCGACTGGCTGGTGTCCCATAACTCTGTTCGGAATCGCCAGGAAGGCCTCATGATTGCCTCCTCGCTGCTGGGCGAAGGGTACCTGCAGCCCGCGGGAGAACTGTCTAAGAATGCAGCAGACGGCATCTCTGAAAACCCTTTCCTGGATAACCCCGATGCCTTCTACTACTTTGTAAGTGAGAAATGCTACCCATTCATTCGTCCTGTAGTGGGTGCTGCCCCGAGCAGATTCTATGTTGATATTAATTTATATTGGAATGGGCTAAGCACAGGGCCCAGCCCTATGGAGAGTAGTGAGGTATCTCTGACTTGTCTTCCTCTGCAGTGCCTGCTATATCCAGTGAATCAGGTTAGAGAAAAATGGTGTTTACTTGaatagttgtttcttttttttcagtttttaaaaataaatttgtttatttatttaaattttatttatttattaaaaaaaattatttgacagagatcacaagtaggcagagaggcaggcagagagaggggggaagcaggctccctgccgagcagagagcccaaagtgggactccattccaggaccctgaggttatgacctaagctaaaggcagaggcttaacccactgagccacccaggcgctcctacttgagcctttttttaaaaaattgacttttaaaactgTATTCTTATTCTAAGcaataattcatttataaaatgttattggGCCCTAGTACAGTCCAGGCCCTCTCCTGGACAAAGGAGAtgcaacagtgaaaaaaaaaaagagggggggcaAAATTGTGACCCTTAGGGAGCTTTTTTTTAGAGGGAGCTCTATGAAATCACAATGTACTAGTTGTATTTTCCCGAATGTGTATTACAATACACTACTAACACAGAATGTGTTCACCCACATCCTCTCCCGAGTCATCTTGTTTATCTCACATGTATGCTTACCCCAGATTGGGAAACACTACATTGCACAAAGGACCTAATCTTGCACCATATGAGAAAGCCAGGAACCGTGGGTTTCTAGGGGGATTTTGGCAGTTTTGTTCCAATTTGGGGTCTGAGTGCAAAAGTTAGGAAGCTACTTGAGAGAACCATCTTCTTACAAAAATGAAGTGAATATCCCCGAGAGAGTTTCATTTCACTTTGGGGGAAGTTCCATTGtcagtttctggttttttttcttccagacctTCAATCTGGTTTTTATAGCCATTTAAATGTGGGATTCTAAAAATACCCCCCAGAGTGGGTTCTT encodes the following:
- the PLEK gene encoding pleckstrin isoform X2; its protein translation is MEPKRIREGYLVKRGSMFNTWKPMWVVLLEDGIEFYKKKSDNSPKGMIPLKGSTLTSPCQDFGKRMFVFKITTTKQQDHFFQAAFLEERDAWVRDIKKAIKCIEGGQKFARKSTRRSIRLPETVDLGALYLSMKDTEKGIKELNLEKDKKIFNHCFTGNCVIDWLVSHNSVRNRQEGLMIASSLLGEGYLQPAGELSKNAADGISENPFLDNPDAFYYFPDSGFFCEENSSDDDVILKEEFRGVIIKQGCLLKQGHRRKNWKVRKFILREDPAYLHYYDPAGGEDPLGAIHLRGCVVTSVESSSDAVRKSEEENLFEIITADEVHYFLQAATPKERTEWIKAIQVASRTGK
- the PLEK gene encoding pleckstrin isoform X1 — protein: MEPKRIREGYLVKRGSMFNTWKPMWVVLLEDGIEFYKKKSDNSPKGMIPLKGSTLTSPCQDFGKRMFVFKITTTKQQDHFFQAAFLEERDAWVRDIKKAIKCIEGGQKFARKSTRRSIRLPETVDLGALYLSMKDTEKGIKELNLEKDKKIFNHCFTGNCVIDWLVSHNSVRNRQEGLMIASSLLGEGYLQPAGELSKNAADGISENPFLDNPDAFYYFPDSGFFCEENSSDDDVILKEEFRGVIIKQGCLLKQGHRRKNWKVRKFILREDPAYLHYYDPAGGEDPLGAIHLRGCVVTSVESSSDVRKSEEENLFEIITADEVHYFLQAATPKERTEWIKAIQVASRTGK